In Mercenaria mercenaria strain notata chromosome 15, MADL_Memer_1, whole genome shotgun sequence, a single genomic region encodes these proteins:
- the LOC123550533 gene encoding GTPase IMAP family member 9-like has protein sequence MASSSEEADFRILLVGKTGDGKSSTGNTIVDDYVFEEESSPVSVTRTCKWSGTYTRFGKTVEVVDTPGIFDTHLDNNAVCKELLKSLFLTTPGFHAIAFVLRNGTRFTDEAQKTKELFLEWFGPEIEKYACLILTHTMSKKEMQEYIVKNAHTTLSDLATMCKDKFVPIDNKGKQKLKDHQVRHLFDVLENIKQSNKCEYFSNICYRLADVYIKNKCPEELTKNSIRLLEKAGLEMEIDERQCRYYDKMFLVQEEDTPSNGRDENNQGTESFMSQESGRVGNLTIIDNTTNEIIPNTPKQQKNEKTSERKNIETHSSSPKERSTETCSDQVDDEGFALPGRREEYKKLFNEDASGEKLSGFFGFIIRAWRWCKEKAKVIIRY, from the exons ATGGCATCTAGTTCAGAGGAAGCAG ACTTCCGAATACTCCTAGTTGGAAAAACGGGGGATGGTAAAAGTTCTACAGgaaacacaattgttgatgatTACGTCTTTGAGGAAGAGTCGTCGCCAGTGTCAGTCACGAGGACGTGCAAATGGTCAGGG acGTATACAAGGTTTGGCAAAACAGTGGAAGTCGTCGATACCCCTGGAATATTTGACACGCACTTAGATAATAATGCAGTGTGTAAGGAGTTACTGAAATCATTATTTCTGACGACCCCGGGATTTCATGCAATTGCTTTTGTATTGAGGAATGGAACTAGATTCACAGATGAAGCACAGAAGACAAAGGAGCTGTTTTTGGAATGGTTTGGACCAGAAATTGAAAAGTATGCATGTCTTATACTCACACACACAATGAGTAAAAAAGAAATGCAAGAATATATCGTTAAAAATGCTCATACAACTCTTTCCGACTTGGCAACAATGTGTAAGGACAAGTTTGTTCCAATAGATAACAAAGGTAAACAAAAACTAAAGGACCATCAAGTCAGGCATCTTTTCGATGTTCTGGAAAATATCAAGCAAAGTAACAAATGCGagtatttttctaatatttgctATCGGCTTGCAGATGTATATATCAAGAATAAATGTCCAGAGGAACTTACAAAAAACTCAATACGCTTGTTGGAGAAGGCTGGACTTGAAATGGAAATAGACGAGAGACAGTGTCGATATTATGACAAGATGTTTCTGGTGCAGGAAGAAGACACTCCCTCAAACGGAAGAGATGAGAATAACCAAGGAACCGAATCATTTATGTCGCAGGAATCAGGAAGAGTAGGAAATTTAACAATAATTGATAATACAACAAACGAAATAATACCTAATAcgccaaaacaacaaaaaaatgaaaagacatcGGAACGGAAAAATATTGAAACCCATTCATCTTCACCCAAAGAACGGAGTACGGAGACATGCTCAGACCAGGTAGATGATGAAGGTTTTGCGTTACCTGGAAGACGCGAAGAATACAAAAAGTTGTTTAACGAAGATGCAAGTGGAGAAAAATTGAGCGGATTCTTCGGGTTTATTATACGAGCATGGAGATGGTGTAAAGAAAAGGCAAAAGTCATCATACGTTATTAA